From a region of the Gordonia sp. PP30 genome:
- a CDS encoding FadD3 family acyl-CoA ligase, which yields MTTLPMTTPAALSCARAQWPDAIAVHDAQWDTPVELTWTALAEQVEAFAGALVALGVEPGDRVAIWAPNSYHWPIATLGTHCAGAVLVPLNTRYTVSEAQDIVDRSGALVIVAAGEFAGVDRLTEVLDSPIAEHRTVIGIPLSSSGEDVVATAERDVTPAEPDVTPAEPDVTPAEPRRSLTWQRFLDSATPESTGLARRRAERVRPYDLSDILFTSGTTGAPKGVLAEHRHTVAGARAWGANGGLGPDDRYLMVNPFFHTFGYKAGILPCVLFGSTMLPLAVYSPSEAMKAVAAQRVTVFPGAPTIFQTILDDPQRSAYDLSSLRLIVTGATIVPAVLIERLQTELGVDTVITAYGQTETSGFITTCTADDDAVTVATTCGRAFDGMEVRLGDDGEVLTRGAMVMRGYLNDAKATAETIDADGWLHTGDVGRLDARGNLTITDRLKDMYICGGFNVYPAEVEQVVTRVPGVTEAAVVGVPDDRLGEVGRAYVTTLPGAGVTEHDILAFAAEHLANFKLPRSVVVVDAFPRNASGKILKRELR from the coding sequence ATGACGACGCTCCCGATGACCACCCCCGCCGCCCTGTCGTGCGCCCGGGCGCAGTGGCCCGACGCGATCGCCGTGCACGACGCGCAGTGGGACACACCCGTCGAACTGACGTGGACCGCGCTCGCCGAGCAGGTAGAGGCCTTCGCCGGCGCGCTCGTGGCCCTCGGGGTGGAACCCGGCGACCGCGTCGCGATCTGGGCGCCGAACAGCTACCACTGGCCGATCGCGACACTCGGCACGCACTGCGCCGGAGCGGTGCTGGTGCCGCTGAACACGCGGTACACGGTCAGCGAGGCGCAGGACATCGTGGACCGGTCGGGGGCACTGGTCATCGTCGCGGCCGGCGAGTTCGCCGGCGTCGACCGGCTCACCGAGGTCCTCGACTCCCCGATCGCCGAGCACCGCACCGTGATCGGGATTCCGCTGAGTTCGTCGGGCGAGGACGTCGTCGCGACGGCTGAGCGCGACGTCACGCCGGCTGAGCCCGACGTCACGCCGGCTGAGCCCGACGTCACGCCGGCTGAGCCCCGTCGAAGCCTCACCTGGCAGCGCTTCCTCGACTCCGCCACGCCAGAGTCGACGGGCCTCGCCCGCCGTCGTGCCGAGCGGGTCCGGCCCTACGACCTGTCCGACATCCTCTTCACCTCCGGGACCACCGGGGCGCCGAAAGGCGTCCTGGCCGAGCACCGGCACACCGTCGCCGGGGCGCGGGCCTGGGGCGCGAACGGCGGCCTCGGCCCCGACGACCGCTATCTGATGGTCAATCCGTTCTTCCACACCTTCGGCTACAAGGCCGGGATCCTGCCCTGCGTGCTGTTCGGCTCCACCATGCTGCCGCTCGCGGTGTACTCACCGAGCGAGGCGATGAAAGCGGTTGCGGCGCAGCGCGTCACGGTGTTCCCGGGTGCGCCGACGATCTTCCAGACGATCCTCGACGACCCGCAGCGTTCCGCGTACGACCTGTCGAGCCTGCGGCTGATCGTCACCGGCGCGACCATCGTGCCGGCGGTTCTGATCGAGCGCCTGCAAACCGAGTTGGGCGTCGACACCGTGATCACCGCGTACGGCCAGACCGAGACCAGCGGCTTCATCACCACCTGCACGGCCGACGACGACGCCGTCACCGTCGCGACCACCTGCGGCCGGGCCTTCGACGGCATGGAGGTCCGGCTCGGCGACGACGGCGAGGTGCTCACCCGGGGCGCCATGGTGATGCGCGGCTATCTGAACGACGCGAAGGCCACCGCCGAGACCATCGACGCCGACGGCTGGCTGCATACCGGCGACGTCGGGCGACTGGATGCGCGCGGCAACCTGACGATCACCGATCGGCTCAAGGACATGTACATCTGCGGCGGATTCAACGTCTATCCCGCCGAGGTGGAGCAGGTCGTGACGCGGGTGCCCGGGGTGACCGAGGCCGCCGTGGTCGGGGTGCCCGACGATCGGCTCGGCGAGGTCGGGCGCGCCTATGTAACGACGCTGCCCGGCGCCGGCGTCACCGAGCACGACATCCTGGCCTTTGCGGCCGAGCACCTCGCGAACTTCAAACTCCCGAGATCCGTCGTCGTCGTCGACGCGTTTCCGCGCAACGCCTCCGGGAAGATCCTCAAGCGCGAGCTGCGATAG
- a CDS encoding TIGR03767 family metallophosphoesterase, which produces MSDSSHVPAARPGISRRDFLVAGAAGAAALAAGSAAGGLAHAEPGALGGAQVAGTTLAQVAVPGRTRKGGYRKLTRGAGWPLVVRQELATAHAGREGKRSGLASFVQMTDIHITDVQSPARFEYVHPIQGPAYRPQEALGTQGAVALIKRINALPGGPFTGRRFDCVISTGDNTDNHEHIELTWFLRLLSGGDITPNTGAKNRFEGVQALGSQLYWRPELASRDIYKDRGFEQIPGFLRAAMRTHRSPGLTTPWYAVFGNHDDQFLGTVPNGILDGMYMSAVKFDLPGTDPAVSQIADAMASNPAALGPLLSQLRVTGPSFPVTPDARRRPYTAREFVRRHFEPGARGPGPVGHGFADPDGPTWYTFPIAPGMRGIAMNTTNSLGIADGSMGEKQLRWIERTIAAHHDELILVFSHHTSKTMTAKLPNPETPGENQYLGDDLVAMLARHRNVIAWVNGHTHCNEMIAHRGSTPEHSFWEINTASHIDFPQLARIIEVADNRDGTLSIFTPLIEADSPYTADEDDLSATGLASLYRELSYNDLHRDDDLLGKVADRNCELLLAHPLR; this is translated from the coding sequence ATGTCCGATTCATCTCACGTTCCCGCCGCGCGCCCCGGCATCTCCCGACGCGACTTCCTGGTGGCGGGCGCCGCCGGTGCGGCCGCGCTGGCCGCGGGCTCGGCGGCCGGGGGCCTGGCGCACGCCGAACCGGGCGCGCTGGGCGGCGCACAGGTCGCCGGCACGACCCTCGCGCAGGTCGCCGTGCCGGGCCGCACGCGCAAGGGCGGATACCGCAAACTCACCCGGGGCGCGGGCTGGCCCCTGGTGGTCCGCCAGGAACTGGCCACCGCGCACGCCGGCCGGGAGGGCAAGCGGAGCGGCCTCGCGTCGTTCGTGCAGATGACCGACATCCACATCACCGACGTGCAGAGTCCGGCACGGTTCGAGTACGTGCACCCGATCCAGGGTCCGGCGTACCGCCCGCAAGAAGCGCTCGGCACGCAGGGCGCCGTCGCGCTGATCAAGCGCATCAACGCGCTGCCGGGCGGGCCGTTCACCGGCCGGCGGTTCGACTGCGTGATCAGCACCGGCGACAACACCGACAACCACGAGCACATCGAACTCACCTGGTTCCTGCGCCTGCTCTCCGGCGGCGACATCACCCCGAACACCGGCGCGAAGAACCGCTTCGAGGGCGTGCAGGCACTCGGCTCACAGCTGTACTGGCGACCCGAACTCGCGTCACGCGACATCTACAAAGACCGCGGCTTCGAGCAGATCCCCGGCTTCCTGCGCGCGGCGATGCGCACGCACCGCAGCCCCGGGCTCACGACGCCCTGGTACGCGGTCTTCGGCAACCACGACGACCAGTTCCTCGGCACCGTGCCGAACGGGATCCTCGACGGGATGTACATGTCGGCGGTCAAGTTCGACCTGCCCGGCACCGATCCGGCCGTCTCGCAGATCGCCGACGCGATGGCGTCGAACCCGGCGGCACTCGGCCCGCTGCTGTCCCAGCTGCGCGTCACCGGGCCGTCGTTCCCGGTGACACCGGACGCTCGGCGCCGTCCGTACACCGCACGGGAATTCGTCCGGCGGCACTTCGAGCCGGGTGCGCGCGGTCCGGGCCCGGTGGGGCACGGCTTCGCCGACCCGGACGGCCCGACCTGGTACACCTTCCCGATCGCGCCGGGCATGCGCGGTATCGCGATGAACACCACCAACAGCCTCGGCATCGCCGACGGCTCGATGGGCGAGAAGCAGCTGCGGTGGATCGAGCGCACCATCGCCGCCCACCACGACGAGCTGATCCTGGTCTTCAGCCATCACACGTCGAAGACGATGACCGCGAAGCTGCCCAATCCGGAGACGCCCGGCGAGAACCAGTACCTGGGCGACGACCTGGTGGCCATGCTCGCCCGGCACCGGAACGTAATCGCCTGGGTCAACGGCCACACTCACTGCAACGAGATGATCGCGCACCGTGGCAGCACCCCGGAGCACAGCTTCTGGGAGATCAACACGGCCAGCCACATCGACTTCCCGCAGCTCGCGCGGATCATCGAGGTGGCCGACAACCGCGACGGCACGCTCAGCATCTTCACGCCGCTGATCGAGGCGGACAGCCCGTACACCGCCGACGAGGACGACCTCTCGGCGACCGGACTGGCCAGCCTCTACCGCGAACTCAGCTACAACGACCTGCATCGCGACGACGACCTGCTCGGCAAGGTGGCCGACCGCAACTGCGAGCTGCTGCTCGCGCACCCGCTGCGCTGA
- a CDS encoding acyl-CoA dehydrogenase family protein — protein MTLPHGPGDAPAVLADRGLDLGEWAASTPDADAVFAAAVRRWLDDNLTGEFAHLRGRGGPGSEHEFFAERLAWDRHLAAAGWTCLGWPVAHGGRGATLAQRIIFHQEYARANAPARVNHLGEELLGPTLIEYGTPAQQARFLPGIVGVTELWAQGYSEPGAGSDLADIATTAVRRGDDWVINGQKIWTSLAHLSQWAFVLARTEPADGTSSRHRGLSFLLVPLDQPGVTIVPIQQITGTSEFNEVFFDDAVTEASLVVGEPGDGWKVAMGLLQFERGVSTLGQQVGFTRELDDLVELAKSNGAVKDPEIASRLRRARIGLMVMDANARRTLAGDVVSATGAASVAKLLWAGWHRDLGQLAADVAGATVLLGPAATSEGRPNDIYRPDHVELDEWQRLLLFTRADTIYGGSNEVQRNIIAERVLGLPREARG, from the coding sequence ATGACCCTTCCCCACGGACCGGGCGACGCGCCGGCGGTCCTCGCCGATCGCGGGCTCGACCTCGGCGAATGGGCCGCGTCCACGCCCGACGCCGACGCGGTCTTCGCCGCCGCGGTACGCCGATGGCTCGACGACAACCTCACCGGCGAGTTCGCGCACCTGCGCGGGCGCGGCGGACCCGGCAGTGAGCACGAGTTCTTCGCCGAACGGCTGGCCTGGGATCGCCACCTCGCCGCCGCCGGCTGGACGTGTCTGGGCTGGCCGGTCGCCCACGGTGGGCGCGGGGCCACCCTCGCGCAGCGCATCATCTTCCATCAGGAGTATGCGCGCGCGAACGCACCGGCGCGGGTGAACCACCTCGGTGAGGAACTCCTCGGTCCCACCCTCATCGAGTACGGCACGCCCGCGCAGCAGGCGCGCTTCCTGCCGGGCATCGTCGGCGTCACCGAACTGTGGGCGCAGGGCTACTCCGAACCGGGCGCGGGCAGCGACCTCGCGGACATCGCGACGACGGCGGTACGCCGCGGCGACGACTGGGTGATCAACGGCCAGAAGATATGGACCTCGCTGGCGCACCTGTCGCAGTGGGCGTTCGTACTCGCGCGCACCGAGCCCGCCGACGGGACGTCGTCGCGTCACCGGGGCCTGAGCTTTCTGCTGGTGCCGCTCGACCAGCCGGGCGTCACCATCGTGCCCATCCAGCAGATCACCGGCACCAGCGAGTTCAACGAGGTCTTCTTCGACGACGCGGTGACCGAAGCGAGCCTGGTCGTCGGTGAACCCGGTGACGGCTGGAAGGTGGCGATGGGCCTCCTGCAGTTCGAGCGCGGCGTCTCCACGCTCGGGCAGCAGGTCGGCTTCACCCGCGAGCTCGACGACCTCGTCGAGCTCGCGAAAAGCAATGGCGCGGTGAAGGATCCGGAGATCGCCAGCCGACTGCGGCGCGCCCGGATCGGTCTGATGGTGATGGACGCCAACGCCCGACGCACCCTCGCCGGGGACGTGGTCTCGGCGACCGGGGCGGCGTCGGTCGCCAAGCTGCTCTGGGCCGGCTGGCACCGCGATCTCGGTCAGCTGGCCGCCGACGTGGCCGGTGCCACGGTCCTGCTCGGCCCGGCCGCCACCTCCGAGGGCCGGCCGAACGACATCTACCGCCCCGATCACGTCGAACTCGACGAGTGGCAACGACTCCTGCTGTTCACCCGCGCCGACACCATCTACGGCGGTTCCAACGAGGTGCAGCGCAACATCATCGCCGAGCGCGTGCTCGGCCTTCCCCGAGAGGCACGAGGATGA
- a CDS encoding ISL3 family transposase, whose translation MLDVAKHSRSEGAGAVSELTSLLLGLEGVQVVGVDILADRTRVVDVVTADPRAACCPDCGHKSRSVKDRAVTTPRDIGYGTDPIVLRWNKIRWRCRNPECKRASFTEAIEQIPARRRTTSRLRRQIGLSVGEHARSVAEVAAEHKVSWPTAHTAFCEVADEVLDAPEPVRMLGIDETRRGRPRWKRSSDGRWYRVDPWDTGFVDLDGVQGLLGQTTGRTSAAVADWLNAQPAAFRASITHVAIDPCAAYAAAVAQALPDAQVVVDHFHLIKLANDMVTAVRRRVTWERRGRRGRAVDPEWANRRRLLTARERLSEKNYKKMWDALRANDPGNEVLAAYIVKEELRVLLALARCQPDRHRLRHKLYRFYDLCAEVNMPEVTKLASTIETWWAGIAAFLDTGITNARTEGYNRLVKQVKRAACGFRNLENSRRRIRFHCTRKQRASIQTHC comes from the coding sequence ATTCTGGATGTTGCGAAGCATTCAAGAAGCGAAGGAGCAGGGGCCGTGTCCGAGCTTACGTCGTTGTTGCTGGGTCTGGAAGGTGTGCAGGTCGTCGGGGTGGACATCCTCGCCGATCGCACTCGTGTCGTGGATGTCGTGACCGCCGATCCGCGGGCAGCGTGCTGCCCGGACTGCGGCCACAAGTCACGGTCGGTGAAAGACCGAGCGGTCACCACACCCCGCGATATCGGGTACGGCACCGATCCGATCGTGTTGCGGTGGAACAAGATCCGCTGGCGGTGCCGCAACCCCGAGTGCAAGCGCGCGTCGTTCACCGAGGCCATCGAACAGATCCCGGCCCGCCGGCGCACCACCAGCAGGCTGCGCCGTCAGATCGGGTTGTCGGTCGGCGAGCACGCCCGGTCGGTGGCCGAGGTCGCCGCCGAACACAAGGTGTCGTGGCCGACCGCGCACACCGCGTTCTGCGAGGTCGCCGACGAGGTCCTCGACGCGCCTGAGCCGGTGCGGATGCTGGGGATCGATGAGACCCGCCGAGGCCGGCCCCGCTGGAAACGCAGTTCAGATGGTCGCTGGTACCGGGTCGACCCGTGGGACACCGGCTTCGTCGACCTCGACGGCGTCCAGGGCCTGTTAGGACAGACCACCGGCCGCACCTCGGCCGCGGTCGCCGACTGGCTCAACGCCCAACCCGCGGCGTTCCGGGCTTCGATCACCCATGTGGCGATCGACCCGTGTGCCGCCTACGCCGCCGCGGTTGCCCAGGCATTGCCCGATGCGCAGGTGGTCGTCGATCACTTCCACCTGATCAAACTCGCCAATGACATGGTGACCGCGGTCCGTCGTCGAGTCACCTGGGAACGGCGCGGCCGCCGGGGCCGGGCAGTCGACCCGGAGTGGGCCAACCGTCGGCGCCTGCTCACCGCCCGCGAACGCCTCTCCGAGAAGAACTACAAGAAGATGTGGGATGCGTTGCGCGCCAACGATCCTGGGAACGAGGTCCTGGCCGCCTACATCGTGAAAGAGGAACTGCGTGTGCTGCTGGCGCTCGCCCGCTGCCAGCCCGACCGTCATCGGTTGCGCCATAAGCTGTACCGGTTCTACGACCTATGTGCCGAGGTGAACATGCCCGAGGTCACCAAGCTCGCCTCCACGATCGAGACCTGGTGGGCCGGAATCGCCGCGTTCCTCGACACCGGGATCACCAACGCGCGCACCGAAGGCTACAACCGGCTCGTCAAACAGGTGAAACGCGCCGCGTGCGGGTTCCGGAACCTCGAAAACTCACGACGCCGGATACGCTTCCACTGCACCCGCAAACAGCGGGCCAGCATCCAGACTCACTGCTGA
- the lysS gene encoding lysine--tRNA ligase encodes MSDQAPQTDDQTPEQLRIRREKRERILGEGREAYPVGVARTHSLAELRAEFGHLEAGTETDVEAGVAGRVIFLRNKGKLCFATLQEGDGTQLQAMVSFNGVGEESLARWKADVDLGDIVFVHGRVISSRTGELSIMADAWEMASKALRPLPVAHKEMNEESRVRQRYVDLIVRPEAREIARTRVTVMAQLRAFMAGRGFLEVETPMLQTLHGGAAARPFVTHSNAFDMDLYLRIAPELFLKRCVVGGLEKVFEVNRNFRNEGADSTHSPEFAMMETYQAYGDYNDSATMIRELVQSVAQGALGTLTPTMPDGSTYDLSGDWMSVEMYPSLSEALGREVIPQADGRGTTVDELLGIAAEVGLEVPKDKGYGHGKLVEELWEHMVGRHLDQPVFVRDFPVETSPLVRAHRTVPGVVEKWDLYVRGFELATGYSELVDPVIQRERFVDQARLAAAGDDEAMVLDEEFLTAMEYAMPPTTGTGMGIDRLLMALTGLGIRETVLFPLVKPRQD; translated from the coding sequence GTGAGTGACCAGGCGCCCCAGACCGACGACCAGACCCCCGAGCAGCTGCGCATCCGCCGCGAGAAGCGCGAGCGGATCCTCGGTGAGGGTCGCGAGGCGTACCCGGTCGGTGTCGCCCGCACCCACTCGCTCGCCGAGCTGCGTGCCGAGTTCGGTCACCTGGAAGCCGGCACCGAGACCGACGTCGAGGCGGGGGTCGCGGGGCGCGTGATCTTCCTGCGCAACAAGGGCAAGCTCTGCTTCGCCACGCTGCAGGAGGGGGACGGTACCCAGCTGCAGGCGATGGTCAGCTTCAACGGGGTGGGCGAGGAATCCCTGGCGCGATGGAAGGCGGACGTCGATCTCGGCGACATCGTCTTCGTGCACGGCCGGGTGATCAGTTCGCGCACCGGTGAGCTGTCGATCATGGCCGATGCGTGGGAGATGGCGTCGAAGGCGCTGCGCCCGCTGCCGGTCGCGCACAAGGAGATGAACGAGGAGTCTCGCGTACGGCAGCGCTACGTGGATCTCATCGTGCGGCCGGAGGCTCGCGAGATCGCGCGGACCCGCGTGACGGTGATGGCCCAGCTGCGGGCGTTCATGGCCGGTCGCGGCTTCCTCGAGGTCGAGACCCCGATGCTGCAGACGCTGCACGGCGGTGCCGCCGCGCGCCCGTTCGTCACCCACTCGAACGCCTTCGACATGGACCTGTACCTGCGCATCGCGCCCGAGCTGTTCCTCAAGCGGTGCGTGGTGGGCGGCCTGGAGAAGGTCTTCGAGGTCAACCGGAACTTCCGCAACGAGGGCGCCGACTCCACCCACTCGCCCGAATTCGCGATGATGGAGACCTATCAGGCGTACGGCGACTACAACGACTCCGCGACGATGATCCGCGAACTGGTGCAGTCGGTCGCGCAGGGCGCGCTCGGCACCCTCACTCCGACGATGCCGGACGGATCCACCTACGACCTCTCCGGGGACTGGATGAGCGTCGAGATGTACCCATCGCTGTCCGAGGCGCTCGGCCGCGAGGTGATCCCGCAGGCCGACGGTCGGGGCACCACGGTCGACGAACTCCTCGGCATCGCCGCCGAAGTCGGCCTCGAGGTCCCCAAGGACAAGGGCTACGGCCACGGGAAGCTCGTCGAGGAGCTGTGGGAGCACATGGTGGGCCGGCACTTGGACCAGCCGGTCTTCGTGCGGGACTTCCCGGTCGAGACCTCGCCGCTGGTCCGCGCGCATCGCACGGTGCCAGGTGTGGTCGAGAAGTGGGACCTCTACGTCCGCGGCTTCGAGCTCGCCACCGGCTACTCGGAGCTGGTCGACCCGGTGATCCAGCGCGAACGCTTCGTCGACCAGGCGCGGCTCGCCGCGGCCGGCGATGACGAGGCCATGGTGCTCGATGAGGAGTTCCTCACCGCCATGGAGTACGCAATGCCGCCGACTACCGGCACGGGCATGGGCATCGACCGCCTGCTGATGGCGCTCACCGGTCTCGGGATTCGGGAGACGGTGCTCTTCCCGCTCGTGAAGCCGCGGCAGGACTGA
- a CDS encoding DoxX family protein, translating to MLTILNRAQPWVLAAFRVVVGFLFFCHGASTLFGWFVTPYGGRTADIGAWPSWWAALIEFVAGAAVVLGIGTRAAAFVGSGAMAVAYFWMHQGDGLLPIQNDGDSAALFCWALLLLVFFGPGRLALSSVLGGTTAAAARTEAVEDAGASTDPVPA from the coding sequence ATGCTAACCATATTAAATCGTGCGCAGCCGTGGGTCCTCGCGGCGTTCCGCGTGGTCGTCGGCTTCTTGTTCTTCTGCCACGGGGCGTCGACCTTGTTCGGATGGTTCGTCACCCCGTACGGGGGCCGGACCGCCGATATCGGCGCCTGGCCGTCCTGGTGGGCGGCTCTCATCGAGTTCGTCGCGGGTGCGGCCGTCGTCCTCGGCATCGGCACACGGGCCGCCGCGTTCGTCGGATCCGGCGCGATGGCGGTCGCCTACTTCTGGATGCACCAGGGCGACGGTCTGCTCCCGATCCAGAACGACGGCGACTCGGCCGCACTCTTCTGCTGGGCCCTCCTGCTTCTGGTGTTCTTCGGCCCGGGACGGCTCGCCCTTTCTTCGGTCCTCGGTGGCACGACGGCCGCCGCTGCCCGCACCGAGGCAGTCGAGGACGCCGGCGCCTCCACCGACCCAGTGCCCGCCTGA
- a CDS encoding rhodanese-like domain-containing protein, translating into MTLAIDVPVTTSVAPLAVPPAPLSVQVEQYRSALDAGIRVVDLRPAESRRTHGALLGALALDLSEALALLTPGTPSSLRSASYDAQWLLVTDDGYDAEFLAWHLQARGIRGARFLVGGHRALRDAGIGGTDTSDAHRFFS; encoded by the coding sequence ATGACTCTCGCCATCGACGTTCCCGTCACCACTTCCGTCGCCCCGCTCGCCGTACCGCCCGCACCGCTCTCGGTGCAGGTCGAGCAGTATCGCTCCGCGCTCGACGCGGGCATCCGCGTCGTCGATCTACGGCCCGCCGAATCGCGCCGGACGCACGGCGCACTGCTCGGCGCCCTCGCCCTCGACCTCTCCGAGGCCCTCGCGCTCCTCACGCCGGGGACGCCGTCGTCGCTGCGCTCGGCGTCGTACGACGCCCAGTGGCTCCTGGTCACCGATGACGGCTACGACGCCGAATTCCTGGCCTGGCACCTCCAGGCGCGCGGCATCCGCGGAGCCCGCTTCCTGGTCGGTGGCCACCGCGCCCTGCGGGACGCCGGTATCGGCGGCACCGACACCTCCGACGCCCACCGCTTCTTCTCGTGA
- a CDS encoding ISL3 family transposase codes for MSELTSLLLGLEGVQVVGVDILADRTRVVDVVTADPRAACCPDCGHKSRSVKDRAVTTPRDIGYGTDPIVLRWNKIRWRCRNPECKRASFTEAIEQIPARRRTTSRLRRQIGLSVGEHARSVAEVAAEHKVSWPTAHTAFCEVADEVLDAPEPVRMLGIDETRRGRPRWKRSSDGRWYRVDPWDTGFVDLDGVQGLLGQTTGRTSAAVADWLNAQPAAFRASITHVAIDPCAAYAAAVAQALPDAQVVVDHFHLIKLANDMVTAVRRRVTWERRGRRGRAVDPEWANRRRLLTARERLSEKNYKKMWDALRANDPGNEVLAAYIVKEELRVLLALARCQPDRHRLRHKLYRFYDLCAEVNMPEVTKLASTIETWWAGIAAFLDTGITNARTEGYNRLVKQVKRAACGFRNLENSRRRIRFHCTRKQRASIQTHC; via the coding sequence GTGTCCGAGCTTACGTCGTTGTTGCTGGGTCTGGAAGGTGTGCAGGTCGTCGGGGTGGACATCCTCGCCGATCGCACTCGTGTCGTGGATGTCGTGACCGCCGATCCGCGGGCAGCGTGCTGCCCGGACTGCGGCCACAAGTCACGGTCGGTGAAAGACCGAGCGGTCACCACACCCCGCGATATCGGGTACGGCACCGATCCGATCGTGTTGCGGTGGAACAAGATCCGCTGGCGGTGCCGCAACCCCGAGTGCAAGCGCGCGTCGTTCACCGAGGCCATCGAACAGATCCCGGCCCGCCGGCGCACCACCAGCAGGCTGCGCCGTCAGATCGGGTTGTCGGTCGGCGAGCACGCCCGGTCGGTGGCCGAGGTCGCCGCCGAACACAAGGTGTCGTGGCCGACCGCGCACACCGCGTTCTGCGAGGTCGCCGACGAGGTCCTCGACGCGCCTGAGCCGGTGCGGATGCTGGGGATCGATGAGACCCGCCGAGGCCGGCCCCGCTGGAAACGCAGTTCAGATGGTCGCTGGTACCGGGTCGACCCGTGGGACACCGGCTTCGTCGACCTCGACGGCGTCCAGGGCCTGTTAGGACAGACCACCGGCCGCACCTCGGCCGCGGTCGCCGACTGGCTCAACGCCCAACCCGCGGCGTTCCGGGCTTCGATCACCCATGTGGCGATCGACCCGTGTGCCGCCTACGCCGCCGCGGTTGCCCAGGCATTGCCCGATGCGCAGGTGGTCGTCGATCACTTCCACCTGATCAAACTCGCCAATGACATGGTGACCGCGGTCCGTCGTCGAGTCACCTGGGAACGGCGCGGCCGCCGGGGCCGGGCAGTCGACCCGGAGTGGGCCAACCGTCGGCGCCTGCTCACCGCCCGCGAACGCCTCTCCGAGAAGAACTACAAGAAGATGTGGGATGCGTTGCGCGCCAACGATCCTGGGAACGAGGTCCTGGCCGCCTACATCGTGAAAGAGGAACTGCGTGTGCTGCTGGCGCTCGCCCGCTGCCAGCCCGACCGTCATCGGTTGCGCCATAAGCTGTACCGGTTCTACGACCTATGTGCCGAGGTGAACATGCCCGAGGTCACCAAGCTCGCCTCCACGATCGAGACCTGGTGGGCCGGAATCGCCGCGTTCCTCGACACCGGGATCACCAACGCGCGCACCGAAGGCTACAACCGGCTCGTCAAACAGGTGAAACGCGCCGCGTGCGGGTTCCGGAACCTCGAAAACTCACGACGCCGGATACGCTTCCACTGCACCCGCAAACAGCGGGCCAGCATCCAGACTCACTGCTGA
- a CDS encoding GAP family protein, which translates to MWSALGSTFGLAMGLALSPLAITTALILLLGDRGKLRAVFFAVGWWVAMFGITLIPMLVTDGAEEDDPSGTSGGVDILHLVFGVLFFVLAALTWIKRPNHDRAVKVDEAEESALEVVEQEMLDVEPAGKPGILDRLDGLGVWACLLVGLAQGVLIIKNIPLGISAGAQIGQAQVPQAEQWAIVAIFAAIATAGALIPLLTAVVGGRRVEAGLYEARHWIEANMTAITLVVLVVVGGIFLGEGLGLAD; encoded by the coding sequence ATGTGGAGTGCTCTGGGCAGCACGTTCGGGCTGGCGATGGGCCTGGCGCTCAGTCCGCTGGCGATCACCACGGCCCTGATCCTGCTCCTCGGCGACCGCGGCAAGCTGCGCGCGGTCTTCTTCGCCGTCGGCTGGTGGGTGGCGATGTTCGGCATCACTCTGATTCCGATGCTGGTGACCGACGGCGCCGAAGAGGACGACCCCAGCGGGACCTCCGGCGGCGTCGACATCCTGCACCTGGTGTTCGGCGTCCTGTTCTTCGTGCTCGCGGCGCTGACCTGGATCAAACGGCCGAATCACGACCGGGCCGTCAAGGTCGACGAAGCCGAGGAGTCGGCGCTCGAGGTGGTCGAACAGGAGATGCTCGACGTCGAGCCGGCGGGCAAACCGGGCATCCTCGACCGCCTCGACGGCCTCGGTGTCTGGGCCTGCCTGCTGGTCGGCCTGGCGCAGGGCGTGCTGATCATCAAGAACATCCCGCTGGGCATCAGCGCGGGCGCGCAGATCGGTCAGGCGCAGGTGCCGCAGGCCGAGCAGTGGGCGATCGTCGCGATCTTCGCGGCCATCGCCACCGCCGGCGCTCTCATCCCGCTCCTCACCGCGGTGGTCGGTGGTCGCCGTGTCGAAGCCGGCCTCTACGAGGCCCGGCACTGGATCGAGGCCAACATGACTGCCATCACGCTCGTGGTGCTCGTCGTGGTCGGCGGGATCTTCCTCGGCGAGGGCCTCGGTCTCGCCGACTGA